A genome region from Hymenobacter chitinivorans DSM 11115 includes the following:
- the chrA gene encoding chromate efflux transporter, whose amino-acid sequence METEEIQLAPPPRGTRGARTKRVRGIIFLKDVAALGLTAFGGPQAHMAMMLRLLVDKRRYLTAAELLELTALCQILPGPTSTQTITAIGYRLGGPNLAYLTVLVWMLPAVALMTLAGLTISYLDKDQVAHLVQYIQPIAVGFVAYSAYKISEKVIHTKTSVALMVAASMLAYRFQLPSVLPLLLIAGGVITTFRYRKMPVLEKKQPLNIEWANFALWLAVLVGAAILGHYTRSDQRMLPVRLFENFYRNGSLVFGGGQVLAPLLYAEFVEFKHYLTTQEFLSGLGLVQAMPGPNFSFASYIGALAMRQVGGGIGSQILGAVVAAAGIFMPGTLLIFFLIRFWDQLKQYRVVKASLEGINAVSAGLVCAATFLLYHPLPDTPVNLALVAATFLVLLWDKFPSYVIVLAGLAAGIIF is encoded by the coding sequence TTGGAAACGGAAGAAATTCAGCTCGCACCGCCACCCCGGGGTACTCGCGGGGCCCGCACGAAGCGGGTACGAGGAATTATTTTCCTGAAAGACGTGGCCGCCCTGGGCCTTACCGCCTTTGGCGGCCCCCAGGCCCACATGGCCATGATGCTGCGCTTGCTGGTAGATAAACGCCGCTACCTGACGGCCGCCGAGCTGCTGGAACTCACCGCCCTGTGCCAGATCCTGCCCGGCCCCACCTCGACCCAAACCATTACGGCCATCGGCTACCGCCTGGGCGGGCCCAACTTGGCTTACCTCACGGTGCTGGTCTGGATGCTGCCCGCCGTGGCCCTGATGACCCTGGCCGGCCTCACCATTTCTTACCTCGACAAAGACCAGGTGGCCCACTTGGTGCAGTACATCCAGCCCATTGCGGTAGGGTTTGTGGCGTACTCGGCCTACAAGATTTCGGAGAAGGTCATCCATACCAAAACCTCGGTGGCCCTGATGGTGGCCGCCTCCATGCTGGCCTACCGGTTTCAGCTGCCCTCGGTGCTGCCGCTGCTGCTTATTGCGGGCGGCGTGATTACCACCTTCCGCTACCGCAAAATGCCGGTGCTGGAGAAGAAGCAGCCCCTCAACATTGAATGGGCCAATTTCGCGCTCTGGCTGGCCGTGCTGGTGGGTGCAGCCATACTGGGCCACTACACCCGTTCCGACCAGCGGATGCTGCCCGTGCGGCTCTTTGAGAACTTCTACCGCAACGGCAGCCTGGTATTTGGCGGCGGGCAGGTGCTGGCGCCCCTGCTCTACGCCGAGTTCGTGGAGTTCAAGCACTACCTCACCACCCAGGAGTTTCTCTCCGGGCTAGGACTGGTGCAGGCCATGCCGGGGCCGAATTTCTCATTTGCCTCCTACATTGGGGCCCTGGCCATGCGGCAGGTCGGCGGCGGCATCGGCAGTCAGATTCTGGGCGCGGTAGTGGCCGCGGCGGGTATCTTCATGCCAGGCACCCTGCTCATCTTCTTCCTCATCCGGTTCTGGGACCAGCTCAAGCAATATCGGGTGGTCAAGGCCTCGCTGGAGGGCATCAACGCCGTGTCGGCCGGGCTGGTGTGCGCCGCTACATTTCTGCTCTACCACCCCCTGCCCGATACGCCCGTGAATCTGGCCCTGGTAGCGGCTACGTTTCTGGTCCTGCTCTGGGACAAATTTCCCTCCTACGTCATTGTGCTGGCCGGCTTGGCAGCGGGCATTATCTTTTAG
- a CDS encoding class IV adenylate cyclase — translation MPLQPMTYQDFTLKARLSDRARVERQLLALGFTYIGLDEQRDTYFRVGQGKLKLRQGTIENLVTHYERRVDKAAEKTVVYVYDLNPSAQQIAALYAAHQVIGVVEKRRRIYRLGNVKIHLDTMAEGAEFLEIEVFDHSNTRPAPELEARCHEVLRSLEITVADLLPTGYFKSGC, via the coding sequence GTGCCCCTGCAGCCCATGACCTATCAGGATTTCACGCTCAAAGCGCGCCTGTCTGACCGGGCCCGGGTGGAGCGGCAGCTACTGGCCCTCGGGTTCACCTACATCGGCCTAGACGAGCAGCGCGACACGTATTTTCGCGTCGGCCAAGGCAAGCTCAAGCTCCGGCAGGGCACGATTGAAAACCTGGTGACGCACTACGAGCGGCGGGTGGATAAGGCTGCCGAAAAAACTGTGGTCTACGTGTACGACCTGAACCCTTCAGCCCAGCAGATTGCGGCGCTGTATGCGGCTCACCAAGTCATCGGGGTGGTGGAGAAACGCCGGCGGATTTACCGCCTGGGCAACGTCAAAATCCACCTCGATACCATGGCTGAAGGAGCCGAATTTCTGGAAATTGAAGTGTTTGACCACTCTAATACGCGGCCGGCCCCGGAACTGGAAGCCCGCTGCCACGAGGTGCTACGCAGCCTGGAAATTACCGTCGCGGACCTGTTGCCCACGGGCTATTTCAAAAGTGGTTGTTAG
- a CDS encoding DinB family protein, which produces MLSTAFIAQLETQVQALSATVDGQLRPLPSQELNYKPTPTAWSVLECLEHLNRYSRFYNPELARALQSAPAGAPHEVGFSWLGRKSYDTVKPENHKLQKTVKHMNPAGSQLTAEVVEEFLRHQQQLLQLLAAARTANLNRKAVRVEFFRLLKLRLGEALQFVVAHEQRHVQQALRAAQTAQARGQEAVLVV; this is translated from the coding sequence ATGCTTTCCACCGCCTTTATTGCCCAGCTCGAAACCCAGGTTCAGGCGCTTTCAGCCACCGTGGACGGGCAGCTGCGCCCGTTGCCCAGTCAGGAGCTCAACTACAAGCCGACGCCCACCGCCTGGAGCGTGCTCGAGTGCCTGGAGCACCTGAACCGCTACAGCCGCTTCTACAACCCCGAGCTGGCCCGGGCCCTGCAAAGTGCGCCGGCCGGAGCGCCGCACGAAGTCGGGTTCAGCTGGCTGGGCCGCAAGTCGTACGACACGGTGAAGCCCGAAAACCACAAGCTGCAGAAAACCGTCAAGCACATGAACCCCGCCGGCAGCCAGCTCACGGCTGAAGTTGTGGAAGAGTTTCTGCGGCACCAGCAGCAGCTCTTGCAGCTGCTGGCTGCCGCCCGCACTGCCAACCTGAACCGCAAAGCCGTGCGCGTCGAGTTTTTCCGGCTGCTAAAGCTGCGGCTCGGCGAAGCGCTGCAGTTTGTAGTTGCCCATGAGCAGCGCCACGTGCAGCAGGCCCTGCGCGCGGCGCAGACTGCCCAGGCTCGTGGCCAAGAGGCCGTACTAGTGGTATAG
- a CDS encoding NfeD family protein: MDWITISLLLLFGLLFLLAEVLFIPGTTLVGLVGFALLVTGIWLGYRDLGSTGGHLTLVTAAVLAGVVLYLGLRPKNLHRFALTDVNNTSVRDARRPDVEPGTVGRTLSALRPAGTALFDDEQRREVVTRGEFLAAGTPVRVLGIEQNRIVVEQA; the protein is encoded by the coding sequence ATGGACTGGATTACCATTTCCCTGCTCTTGCTTTTCGGCCTGCTGTTTCTGCTGGCCGAAGTCCTGTTTATTCCCGGCACCACGCTGGTTGGCCTGGTCGGCTTTGCCCTGCTGGTCACGGGCATCTGGCTGGGCTACCGCGACTTGGGCAGCACCGGCGGCCACCTCACGCTGGTGACGGCGGCAGTGCTGGCGGGCGTGGTGCTCTACCTCGGGCTGCGGCCCAAAAACCTGCACCGCTTCGCCCTCACCGACGTTAACAACACGAGTGTGCGCGACGCCCGCCGGCCCGACGTGGAACCCGGCACCGTGGGCCGCACCCTGTCGGCGCTGCGCCCGGCCGGCACCGCCCTCTTCGACGATGAGCAGCGGCGCGAAGTCGTGACCCGGGGCGAATTTCTGGCGGCCGGCACGCCCGTGCGGGTGCTGGGCATCGAGCAAAACCGCATTGTGGTAGAGCAGGCGTAG
- the proS gene encoding proline--tRNA ligase, with the protein MSKSLPKRSEDYSLWYNELVKRAGLAENSAVRGCMVIKPYGYAIWEKMQRQLDDMFKRTGHQNAYFPLFVPKSLFEAEEKNAEGFAKECAVVTHYRLQNDPDKPGKLRVDPNAKLEEELIVRPTSEAIIWSTYKNWIQSYRDLPLLINQWANVVRWEMRTRLFLRTAEFLWQEGHTAHATAEEAVAETRQMLEVYAQFAEEWMALPVVKGVKTENERFAGALDTYCIEGLMQDGKALQAGTSHFLGQNFAKAFDVQFTNKEGQLEHVWGTSWGVSTRLMGALIMSHSDDEGLVLPPKLAPIQVVIVPIYKTGQLEELAERIRPMQLGLAERGISVKFDDRDTERPGFKFAEWELKGVPVRIAVGMRDLENGTVEVARRDTKEKMNLPLADIVNSVDQLLTDIQTNIYQRALHFRETHTTRVDTYEEFKQALEGEGGFVVAHWDGTSETEERIKEETKATIRCIALSEPEEEGTCILTGKPSSRRVYFARAY; encoded by the coding sequence ATGAGTAAAAGTTTGCCAAAGCGTAGTGAAGATTATTCACTGTGGTACAATGAGTTGGTAAAGCGCGCGGGCTTGGCCGAAAACTCGGCCGTGCGGGGCTGTATGGTCATCAAACCCTATGGTTACGCCATCTGGGAGAAAATGCAGCGCCAGCTCGACGATATGTTCAAGCGCACGGGCCACCAGAATGCCTATTTTCCGCTGTTTGTACCCAAAAGCTTGTTTGAGGCTGAGGAGAAAAACGCGGAGGGCTTTGCCAAAGAGTGCGCCGTAGTAACGCACTACCGCCTGCAGAACGACCCCGACAAGCCCGGCAAGCTCCGCGTGGACCCCAACGCCAAGCTGGAAGAAGAGCTTATTGTGCGCCCAACCTCGGAAGCTATTATCTGGAGCACTTACAAAAACTGGATTCAGAGCTACCGCGACTTGCCGCTGCTGATCAACCAGTGGGCCAACGTGGTGCGCTGGGAAATGCGGACCCGCTTGTTTTTGCGCACGGCCGAGTTTTTGTGGCAGGAAGGCCACACGGCCCATGCCACCGCCGAGGAAGCCGTAGCCGAAACCCGGCAGATGCTGGAAGTGTACGCCCAGTTTGCCGAGGAATGGATGGCGCTGCCGGTGGTGAAAGGCGTGAAAACCGAGAACGAGCGGTTTGCCGGCGCCCTCGATACGTACTGCATCGAAGGCTTGATGCAGGACGGCAAAGCGCTGCAGGCCGGGACTTCGCACTTCCTGGGCCAGAACTTCGCCAAAGCTTTTGATGTGCAGTTTACCAACAAGGAGGGCCAGCTGGAACACGTATGGGGCACTTCGTGGGGCGTAAGCACCCGCCTGATGGGCGCCCTGATCATGAGCCACTCCGACGACGAAGGCCTGGTGCTGCCGCCCAAGCTGGCCCCGATTCAGGTGGTTATCGTGCCGATTTACAAAACCGGCCAGCTGGAAGAACTCGCCGAGCGGATCCGGCCCATGCAGCTGGGCTTGGCCGAGCGCGGCATCAGCGTGAAGTTCGACGACCGGGATACCGAGCGGCCGGGCTTCAAGTTTGCCGAGTGGGAGCTCAAAGGCGTGCCGGTCCGCATTGCGGTGGGCATGCGCGACCTGGAAAACGGCACCGTGGAAGTGGCCCGCCGCGACACGAAGGAAAAGATGAACCTGCCGCTGGCCGACATCGTGAACAGCGTAGACCAGCTGCTGACCGACATCCAGACCAACATCTACCAGCGCGCCCTGCACTTCCGCGAAACGCACACGACCCGCGTAGATACCTACGAGGAGTTTAAGCAGGCCCTGGAAGGCGAAGGCGGTTTCGTGGTGGCCCACTGGGACGGCACTTCCGAAACCGAGGAGCGCATCAAGGAGGAAACCAAGGCGACGATTCGCTGCATTGCCCTGAGCGAGCCCGAGGAGGAAGGTACCTGCATCCTGACGGGCAAGCCCAGCAGCCGGCGCGTGTACTTCGCCCGGGCGTACTAG
- a CDS encoding OmpA family protein codes for MIVRKLVLSLGLIVGVGSWAQAQRAIWAAKVVEVSSQKAEGKEAFSPDKVLGEPNAQPLGQINNDAWIPKKEGANEFIEVRYGKSIIAKQVTVVENFNPGSITKIELVDTRGTRHQVYENKSPGPLAEPFRSLSVTFPAATYRTVGVVVSMNTKAVEGVNQIDAIGIADVAETMVKKEFVAQAEGVKFDSAMVNLGTNVNSKYVDTHPVIAPDGKTLFFARQESPQNVGGANDVQDVWYSTLANAAKKTWNQAKNIGGPINTPGPNGLASVSSDGNTALLINVYNPDGTLDPKGASISRRTKTGWGMPVKIEIEDFYNDDEENVDYFLSTSGKFLLMAVQRKDGKGEQDIYVSFKKEDGRTWTRPKNLGGTINTKKAEFAPFLAADGKTLYFASEGLGGYGKSDIFSSKRLDDSWTNWSKPRNLGPNINSPDFDGYFTLSAAGEDAYLVSSRNGLGGSRDIFRINLTPQFKPEVVTLVRGRVLDAATKKPVTATIKYENLLTGEEIGVAETSPVDGSYTIVLPSGAHYGYRAEAENYLAESDNLDVTDRQNYSEVTHDLFLVPFAVGSTIKLNNIFFAQSKYYLRDNSYPELLRLVRILKDYPTVEIKLEGHTDNQGDPALNLKLSLDRVNEVKKYLVSKGISGHRITTEGFGDKKPIASNEQEETRKLNRRVEFRITKK; via the coding sequence ATGATTGTTCGAAAACTTGTTCTTTCCCTCGGGTTAATTGTTGGTGTGGGCAGCTGGGCACAAGCGCAGCGGGCTATTTGGGCGGCGAAAGTAGTAGAAGTATCATCCCAGAAAGCAGAGGGGAAAGAGGCCTTTTCGCCCGATAAAGTGCTGGGGGAGCCCAATGCCCAGCCTTTGGGCCAGATCAACAACGACGCCTGGATTCCAAAAAAGGAAGGAGCCAACGAATTTATTGAGGTGCGCTACGGCAAATCCATCATTGCCAAGCAAGTGACGGTCGTGGAAAACTTCAATCCGGGCTCCATCACCAAAATCGAGCTGGTCGACACCCGCGGCACCCGGCACCAGGTATACGAAAACAAAAGCCCCGGCCCGCTGGCCGAGCCGTTTCGGTCGTTGAGCGTCACGTTTCCGGCCGCCACGTACCGCACCGTGGGCGTGGTGGTGTCGATGAACACGAAGGCTGTGGAAGGAGTCAACCAGATTGACGCCATCGGCATTGCCGACGTGGCCGAAACCATGGTCAAGAAGGAATTCGTTGCCCAGGCTGAAGGCGTCAAGTTCGACTCGGCCATGGTCAACCTGGGTACTAACGTCAACTCCAAATACGTAGACACTCACCCCGTTATTGCTCCCGACGGCAAAACGCTGTTCTTTGCCCGCCAGGAAAGCCCGCAGAACGTGGGCGGGGCCAACGACGTGCAGGACGTGTGGTACAGCACCCTGGCCAACGCCGCCAAGAAAACCTGGAACCAGGCCAAGAACATCGGCGGGCCCATCAACACGCCCGGCCCCAACGGTCTGGCTTCGGTATCGTCGGATGGCAATACGGCGCTGCTGATCAACGTGTACAACCCCGATGGGACGCTCGACCCAAAGGGCGCCAGCATTTCGCGCCGCACCAAGACGGGCTGGGGTATGCCAGTCAAGATTGAAATTGAGGATTTCTACAACGACGACGAGGAAAACGTCGACTATTTCCTGAGCACCTCGGGTAAGTTTCTGCTGATGGCCGTGCAGCGCAAGGACGGCAAAGGGGAGCAGGACATCTACGTGAGCTTCAAGAAGGAAGACGGCCGCACCTGGACCCGACCCAAAAACCTGGGCGGCACCATCAACACCAAGAAGGCCGAGTTTGCGCCCTTCCTGGCCGCCGACGGCAAAACCCTGTACTTCGCCTCCGAAGGCCTGGGCGGCTACGGCAAGAGCGACATTTTCTCCTCTAAGCGCCTGGATGACAGCTGGACCAACTGGTCGAAGCCGCGCAACCTGGGCCCCAACATCAACTCCCCCGACTTCGACGGCTACTTCACGCTGTCGGCGGCCGGCGAGGATGCTTACCTGGTATCGTCGCGCAACGGCCTGGGTGGCTCGCGCGACATTTTCCGGATCAACCTGACCCCGCAGTTCAAGCCCGAAGTGGTGACGCTGGTGCGCGGCCGGGTGCTGGACGCGGCCACCAAAAAGCCCGTGACGGCGACCATTAAGTACGAAAACCTGCTGACCGGGGAAGAAATCGGCGTGGCCGAAACCAGCCCCGTGGATGGCTCCTACACCATTGTGCTGCCCTCGGGCGCCCACTACGGCTACCGCGCCGAAGCCGAAAACTACCTGGCCGAAAGCGACAACCTGGACGTGACAGACCGGCAGAACTACTCCGAAGTCACCCACGACCTGTTTCTAGTGCCCTTCGCCGTGGGCTCGACCATCAAGCTGAACAACATCTTCTTTGCCCAGAGTAAATACTACCTGCGCGACAATTCTTACCCCGAGCTGCTACGCTTGGTGCGCATCCTGAAGGATTATCCCACGGTAGAAATCAAGCTCGAAGGCCACACCGACAACCAAGGCGACCCGGCGCTGAATCTCAAGCTCAGCCTGGACCGGGTGAACGAGGTGAAGAAGTACCTGGTATCGAAGGGCATCAGCGGCCACCGCATCACCACCGAAGGCTTTGGCGACAAAAAGCCCATTGCCAGCAACGAGCAGGAAGAAACCCGCAAGCTCAACCGCCGGGTAGAATTCCGAATCACCAAGAAATAG
- the rfbA gene encoding glucose-1-phosphate thymidylyltransferase RfbA, whose protein sequence is MKGIILAGGSGTRLHPLTLAVSKQLMPVYDKPMIYYPLSILMMAGIREILIITTPHDQEQFKRLLGDGQKLGCNFQYAVQEVPNGLAQAFVIGADFIGDDKVALVLGDNIFHGEGLEELLKSNNSPDGGVVYAYHVHDPERYGVVEFDENKKALSIEEKPKQPKSNYAVPGLYFYDNEVIQIARDLKPSSRGEYEITDVNQEYLRRGKLKVGILGRGTAWLDTGTFESLMQAGEFVRVIEQRQGLKVGSIEEIAYRQGFITGDELRAIAEPLRKSGYGDYLMGLPESLLLEK, encoded by the coding sequence ATGAAAGGTATTATCCTGGCCGGCGGCTCCGGTACCCGCTTGCACCCGCTCACGCTGGCCGTCAGCAAGCAGCTCATGCCGGTGTACGACAAGCCGATGATTTACTATCCGCTGTCGATTCTGATGATGGCGGGCATCCGCGAAATCCTGATCATCACCACGCCCCACGACCAGGAGCAATTCAAGCGCCTCTTGGGCGACGGGCAGAAGCTGGGCTGTAACTTCCAGTACGCGGTGCAGGAAGTGCCCAACGGCCTGGCTCAGGCCTTCGTAATCGGCGCCGACTTCATCGGTGACGACAAAGTAGCCCTGGTCCTCGGCGACAACATCTTCCACGGCGAAGGCCTGGAGGAACTGCTCAAGAGCAACAACAGCCCCGACGGCGGCGTGGTGTATGCCTACCACGTGCACGACCCCGAGCGCTACGGCGTGGTGGAGTTCGACGAAAACAAAAAAGCCCTCAGCATCGAGGAGAAGCCCAAGCAGCCCAAGAGCAACTACGCCGTGCCCGGTCTGTATTTCTACGACAACGAGGTAATTCAGATTGCCCGGGACCTGAAGCCCTCGTCCCGCGGGGAGTACGAAATTACCGACGTCAACCAGGAGTACCTGCGCCGCGGCAAGCTGAAAGTGGGTATTCTGGGCCGCGGCACCGCCTGGCTCGATACCGGCACGTTTGAGTCCTTGATGCAGGCCGGCGAGTTTGTGCGCGTTATTGAGCAGCGCCAGGGCCTGAAGGTGGGCTCCATCGAGGAAATTGCTTACCGTCAGGGTTTTATAACTGGCGACGAGTTGCGCGCCATTGCCGAGCCCCTGCGCAAGAGCGGCTACGGCGACTACCTGATGGGCTTGCCCGAGTCGTTGTTGCTGGAGAAGTAA
- the floA gene encoding flotillin-like protein FloA (flotillin-like protein involved in membrane lipid rafts) produces the protein MNVPFAPFIIAAIALLVFLYFFPISLWITAIFSGVRVSLFQLVLMRVRKVSPTLIVNSLITATKAGLHITSNELETHYLAGGNVPNVIKALISADKANIPLDFKQATAIDLAGRNVFEAVTTSVNPKVINTPNVAAVSQDGIQLIVIARVTVRANITQLVGGAGEETILARVGEGIVTSIGSSVSHKEVLENPDKISKLVLSKGLDAGTAFEILSIDIADIDIGENIGAKLQIDQATADLKVAEAKAEERRAMAVAVEQENRAKTQEAKASVVQAEAEIPKAIADAFRSGNLGVMDYYKMRNVQADTDMRDSIANPGGPTSNTKS, from the coding sequence ATGAACGTGCCCTTCGCCCCCTTTATCATTGCCGCCATTGCGCTGCTGGTTTTCCTCTACTTTTTCCCCATCAGCCTCTGGATTACGGCTATTTTCTCCGGCGTCCGGGTCAGCCTGTTTCAGCTGGTGCTGATGCGGGTGCGCAAAGTCTCGCCCACGCTCATCGTCAACTCGCTGATTACGGCCACCAAGGCGGGCCTGCACATCACCAGCAATGAGCTGGAAACCCACTACCTGGCCGGCGGCAACGTGCCCAACGTCATCAAGGCCCTGATTTCGGCCGACAAGGCCAATATTCCGCTCGACTTCAAGCAGGCCACCGCCATTGACCTGGCCGGCCGCAACGTGTTTGAGGCCGTCACGACGTCGGTTAATCCCAAAGTCATCAACACGCCCAACGTGGCGGCCGTGTCGCAGGACGGCATCCAGCTCATCGTCATTGCCCGCGTTACGGTGCGGGCCAACATCACCCAGCTCGTGGGCGGGGCCGGTGAAGAAACCATCCTGGCCCGGGTCGGGGAAGGTATCGTGACTAGCATTGGCTCGTCGGTGTCGCACAAGGAGGTGCTCGAAAACCCTGACAAAATTTCCAAGCTCGTGCTCAGCAAGGGCCTCGACGCCGGCACGGCCTTCGAGATTCTGTCCATTGACATTGCCGACATCGACATCGGGGAAAACATCGGGGCCAAGCTGCAGATTGACCAAGCCACGGCCGACTTGAAAGTGGCCGAGGCCAAAGCCGAGGAGCGCCGCGCCATGGCCGTGGCCGTGGAGCAGGAAAACCGCGCTAAAACCCAGGAAGCCAAGGCCTCGGTGGTCCAGGCCGAAGCCGAGATACCCAAAGCCATTGCCGACGCCTTCCGCTCCGGCAACCTGGGCGTGATGGACTACTACAAAATGCGCAACGTGCAGGCCGACACCGACATGCGCGACTCCATTGCCAACCCCGGCGGCCCCACCAGCAACACGAAAAGCTGA
- a CDS encoding isopenicillin N synthase family dioxygenase encodes MEEKLLEEIPSLDLADFRSGDPERKARFVQQLGEAYQNIGFVALKNHGLTDEQTAALYNDVKAFFALPDDAKQRYENPELAGQRGYISKGKEHAKGRNTGDLKEFFHVGQEVDDATDPIGKEYPANIWPAEIPSFQQSTFTTYRTLEAAGKDVLRAIALYLNLPENYFDDKVRNGNSILRPIHYFPIENPEEVPADAVRAAEHGDINLITLLMGASADGLQVKRRDGKWIPITALPDQIVVNVGDMLQRLTNGVLKSTIHRVVNPPREKMNSSRFSVPFFMHPRSEMSLAALESCVTPENPKKEADITAGEFLNERLIELGLKKK; translated from the coding sequence ATGGAAGAAAAATTGTTGGAAGAAATTCCCTCCCTCGACTTGGCCGATTTCCGTTCCGGTGACCCGGAGCGTAAGGCCCGCTTCGTACAACAGCTCGGCGAAGCGTATCAGAACATCGGTTTTGTGGCCCTGAAAAACCACGGCCTGACCGACGAACAAACGGCAGCCCTTTACAATGACGTAAAGGCCTTCTTCGCGTTGCCCGACGACGCCAAGCAGCGCTACGAAAACCCCGAACTGGCCGGACAGCGCGGCTATATCAGCAAAGGCAAGGAGCACGCCAAGGGCCGCAACACCGGCGACCTGAAGGAGTTTTTCCACGTGGGCCAGGAGGTTGACGATGCCACTGACCCCATCGGCAAAGAGTACCCGGCCAACATCTGGCCCGCCGAAATTCCCTCCTTCCAGCAGAGCACGTTCACGACCTACCGCACCCTGGAAGCGGCCGGCAAGGACGTGCTGCGCGCCATTGCCCTGTACCTGAACTTGCCCGAAAATTATTTCGACGACAAGGTCCGCAACGGTAACAGCATCCTGCGCCCGATCCACTACTTCCCCATCGAAAACCCCGAGGAAGTGCCCGCCGACGCCGTCCGCGCCGCCGAGCACGGCGACATCAACCTGATTACCTTGCTCATGGGCGCCTCCGCCGATGGCCTGCAGGTGAAGCGCCGCGACGGGAAGTGGATTCCAATTACGGCCCTGCCCGACCAGATTGTGGTGAACGTGGGCGACATGCTGCAGCGCCTGACCAACGGCGTGCTCAAGAGCACCATTCACCGCGTGGTAAATCCGCCCCGCGAGAAAATGAACTCCTCGCGCTTCTCGGTGCCTTTCTTTATGCACCCCCGCTCGGAAATGAGCCTGGCGGCCCTGGAAAGCTGCGTAACCCCCGAAAACCCCAAGAAGGAAGCCGACATTACCGCCGGCGAATTCCTCAACGAACGGCTGATTGAGCTGGGTCTCAAGAAAAAATAA
- a CDS encoding Crp/Fnr family transcriptional regulator — MAAELSSGVSMLTALLERVPYLPAAEVAEFVALWKRPVTLRRHDFLIQAGQVEHNLYFVVSGVLRIYYPSQDEEICVGFGYANNMVCSFPSFVANQPSDYCLQALKKCELLAISRADFSAFVEQNAAFARFWRLELERVLVGRIEREIDLLLPAPEQRLERLLQRSPHIFQLVPKKYIASYLRMTPETLSRLR, encoded by the coding sequence ATGGCTGCTGAGCTTTCTTCCGGCGTATCAATGCTAACGGCCCTGCTCGAGCGGGTGCCGTATCTGCCGGCGGCCGAAGTAGCGGAGTTTGTGGCCCTCTGGAAACGCCCCGTCACGCTGCGCCGCCACGATTTTCTGATTCAGGCCGGGCAGGTCGAGCACAACCTGTACTTCGTGGTGAGCGGTGTGCTGCGCATCTACTACCCGAGCCAGGACGAGGAAATCTGCGTCGGGTTTGGCTACGCCAACAATATGGTGTGCTCATTTCCCTCGTTTGTGGCCAATCAGCCCTCCGACTACTGCCTGCAGGCCCTGAAGAAGTGTGAGCTGCTGGCCATTTCCCGCGCCGACTTCAGCGCCTTTGTGGAGCAGAATGCGGCGTTTGCCCGGTTTTGGCGGCTGGAGTTGGAGCGGGTGCTGGTGGGCCGTATCGAGCGGGAAATCGACTTGCTGCTGCCCGCGCCCGAGCAGCGCCTGGAGCGGCTGCTGCAGCGAAGCCCGCACATTTTTCAGCTGGTGCCCAAAAAGTACATTGCTTCCTACCTGCGCATGACGCCCGAAACCCTGAGCCGGCTACGCTAA